Proteins encoded by one window of Manis pentadactyla isolate mManPen7 chromosome X, mManPen7.hap1, whole genome shotgun sequence:
- the LOC130681981 gene encoding uncharacterized protein LOC130681981 yields MPPCPCCRDPAPACPRPMKKGRPDQRSGLAEARCQAARRSLLIILSQGRKRPSPWQDLFPEATRRGQKEERMTGREEGKHPWFLATRKKGRMPVLKSPWFVKRQTWGARAGLYYTAGCPRITPPGLPTPTKPPPPHPTPPEWPLLVVPGTARARSQVLPGLAEGRGTSELGPRASRRRLGRRGVEGSAHSWGRGRPECPAYRPGSSQRVSNNLSPSGAGTAPSCGSGGEPNSPVTGTWLHRRWGPAQTRPRPQSLSTLPFQNCRRHRPQIPRTKQAPRATYADDLDARLCALFFRFHKQDLTGEPFLPVAHTSPEFRCPEPT; encoded by the coding sequence ATGCCACCCTGCCCTTGCTGCCGGgaccctgcccctgcctgccctcGGCCAATGAAGAAAGGCCGACCAGACCAGCGGTCCGGCCTCGCTGAAGCACGGTGCCAGGCCGCCCGGAGAAGCCTCTTGATTATCTTGAGCCAGGGTAGGAAGCGTCCCTCCCCGTGGCAGGACTTGTTTCCAGAAGCGACACGGAGgggacagaaggaagaaagaatgactggaagggaggaaggaaaacacCCCTGGTTTCTGGCCACACGGAAGAAGGGACGTATGCCTGTTCTCAAGTCGCCCTGGTTTGTCAAGAGACAGACTTGGGGAGCACGGGCAGGTCTATACTATACTGCAGGATGCCCCCGCATAACGCCACCGGGCCTCCCAACTCCCACCAAacctccccccccccaccccaccccacccgagTGGCCCCTCTTAGTAGTCCCTGGAACAGCAAGAGCACGTTCCCAAGTCCTCCCTGGCCTAGCGGAGGGCCGGGGTACAAGCGAGCTGGGCCCAAGAGCGAGCAGGAGAAGACTGGGAAGAAGAGGTGTGGAGGGCTCCGCTCACAGCTGGGGGCGGGGACGGCCAGAATGCCCTGCTTACAGGCCTGGCTCTTCTCAAAGGGTCTCCAACAACCTCTCCCCGAGTGGGGCTGGCACTGCCCCTTCCTGTGGGTCAGGTGGGGAGCCGAATAGCCCTGTCACTGGCACTTGGCTTCACAGGCGCTGGGGGCCGGCCCAAACCAGGCCCAGGCCCCAATCCCTTTCTACTCTCCCTTTTCAAAACTGCAGGAGACACCGACCTCAAATTCCACGTACCAAGCAAGCGCCTCGAGCAACGTACGCAGATGATCTCGATGCACGCCTGTGCGCCCTCTTTTTCCGGTTCCACAAACAGGACCTGACTGGAGAGCCTTTTCTACCTGTCGCTCACACAAGTCCGGAATTCCGGTGCCCCGAACCCACCTGA